The Bos taurus isolate L1 Dominette 01449 registration number 42190680 breed Hereford chromosome 18, ARS-UCD2.0, whole genome shotgun sequence genome has a window encoding:
- the IFNL3 gene encoding interferon lambda-3 precursor (The RefSeq protein has 1 substitution compared to this genomic sequence), whose amino-acid sequence MAPGCTLVLVLMLTTVALSRTGAVPVPSAPRALPPARGCHVAQFKSLSPQELQAFKTARDAFEDSFLPKDWDCSTHLFPRTRDLKHLQVWERPVALEAELALTLTVLEAMANSSLGHSLEQPLLTLQNIHSKLQACVPAQPTASSRPRGRLHHWLHRLQEARKESQDCLEASVMFNLLRLLTRDLKCVASGDQCV is encoded by the exons ATGGCCCCGGGCTGCACGCTGGTGCTGGTGCTGATGCTGACGACCGTGGCGCTGAGCAGGACAGGAGCAGTTCCTGTGCCCTCTGCCCCCAGGGCCCTCCCACCTGCCAGGGGCTGCCACGTGGCCCAGTTCAAGTCTCTGTCCCCTCAAGAGCTGCAGGCCTTCAAGACGGCCAGGGATGCCTTT GAAGACTCGTTCTTGCCAAAGGACTGGGACTGCAGCACCCACCTTTTCCCCAGGACCCGGGACCTGAAGCACCTGCAG GTGTGGGAGCGCCCTGTGGCTCTGGAGGCAGAGCTGGCCCTGACACTGACGGTCCTGGAGGCCATGGCTAACTCATCCCTGGGCCACAGCCTGGAGCAGCCCCTTCTCACGCTGCAGAACATCCACTCCAAGCTCCAGGCCTGT gtccCAGCTCAGCCCACAGCAAGCTCCAGGCCCCGGGGCCGCCTCCACCACTGGCTGCACCGCCTCCAGGAGGCCCGGAAG GAGTCCCAGGACTGCCTCAAAGCCTCTGTGATGTTCAACCTCCTCCGCCTCCTCACCCGGGACCTGAAATGTGTTGCCAGCGGAGACCAGTGTGTCTGA